From Eleftheria terrae, the proteins below share one genomic window:
- a CDS encoding AMP-binding protein has protein sequence MTAAKLDCTDTEWLDAGLLHAPFCTMARRYPGRPALVCRDRFMTYGELRERIVRSRTHLHQAGVRQGDRVAVVLPTSPDAVITLYAVLSLGAAYVPVDPCWPLPLQRELLGRLQPRALVADGCERLHLACLPSRVTAAQLARPACGEEEVPRVAAAPELSACVLWARGSAGALQGVQVSHRAARHVVDRACDELALGCGDRVAGLSSFCHGASLFELFAPLASGATLYLYDASNAAPAAPLARFLACQGITVLRAAPTMLALLVAGGRLDTQDLSRLRTVVLAGGRWPAGGFERLRALLPGHVTYHELCRPGETAPPCLPSDGPLPGSPMATLPVRRSNAAAVERWDGLPRLMEDGECGPPDGAPL, from the coding sequence ATGACAGCCGCCAAGCTCGACTGCACCGACACCGAGTGGCTCGACGCCGGGCTGCTACACGCTCCCTTCTGCACGATGGCACGCCGCTATCCGGGGCGGCCCGCGCTGGTGTGCCGGGACCGCTTCATGACCTATGGCGAGCTGCGCGAACGCATCGTGCGCAGCCGCACCCACCTCCACCAGGCTGGCGTGCGGCAGGGCGACCGCGTGGCCGTGGTCCTGCCGACCTCGCCCGACGCGGTGATCACACTCTATGCCGTTCTCAGCCTCGGCGCCGCCTATGTGCCGGTCGACCCGTGCTGGCCCCTGCCGCTGCAGCGCGAGTTGCTGGGCCGGCTGCAGCCCCGGGCGCTCGTCGCCGACGGTTGCGAGCGGCTTCACCTGGCCTGCCTGCCCAGCCGTGTCACCGCAGCCCAGCTGGCCCGGCCGGCCTGTGGCGAAGAGGAAGTGCCTCGCGTCGCGGCCGCCCCCGAGCTGTCAGCCTGCGTCCTTTGGGCCAGGGGCAGCGCCGGCGCCCTCCAGGGCGTTCAGGTGTCGCACCGGGCTGCCCGCCATGTCGTTGACCGGGCCTGCGACGAACTGGCCCTCGGCTGCGGCGACCGCGTGGCCGGCCTGTCGTCCTTCTGCCACGGCGCTTCGCTGTTCGAGCTCTTCGCGCCGCTGGCCAGCGGCGCCACGCTCTACCTGTACGACGCCAGCAACGCCGCGCCCGCGGCCCCGCTGGCGCGCTTCCTCGCGTGCCAAGGCATCACGGTGCTGCGCGCCGCACCCACCATGCTGGCCTTGCTGGTCGCCGGGGGCCGCCTCGACACGCAGGACCTCAGCCGGTTGCGCACCGTGGTGTTGGCCGGCGGACGCTGGCCGGCGGGCGGCTTCGAGCGCTTGCGCGCGCTGCTGCCCGGGCACGTCACCTATCACGAGCTTTGCCGCCCCGGCGAGACCGCCCCGCCCTGCCTGCCCAGCGACGGGCCGCTGCCTGGCTCGCCGATGGCCACGCTGCCGGTCAGACGTAGCAATGCCGCCGCGGTAGAGCGGTGGGATGGTCTCCCAAGGCTGATGGAGGACGGCGAGTGCGGGCCGCCGGATGGGGCGCCGCTCTAG
- a CDS encoding cation:proton antiporter translates to MLIPWFVLVGVVLIVMAFSSHLVRRLPLSPAILYLGVGALIGPLGAELLPAKPLRHAATLELLAEIAVLITLFAVGLRLRVPLARRLWGVPIRLATLGMAITTVLSAGLAWWLLGLPWGAALLLGATLAPTDPVLASEVQVRQPGDRDSVRFSLTAEGGLNDGTAFPAVMLALGVMGLHELGELGWRWLLVDVLWAGGAGLLLGWLCGNAVARAVLYLRERGHALQHEEFLVFGVIALVYGMALWIHAYGFLAVFAAGAALTHCELCREGPSSKEPQDAAHSSRLINFGAQCEHLAEVALVLVLGASLAWATWDLRTLAFALLLTLLVRPLSVLLSVPRRLMAPGPRRLVAWFGIRGVGSLYYLCYAVNHDLPQALAEPVVSAALITIAVSIVAHGVSSTPLMERHLARRGQGRS, encoded by the coding sequence ATGCTGATTCCCTGGTTCGTGCTGGTTGGCGTGGTGCTGATCGTGATGGCCTTCTCCAGCCACCTGGTGCGGCGCCTGCCGCTCTCGCCGGCCATCCTGTACCTCGGGGTGGGCGCGTTGATCGGCCCGCTGGGGGCGGAACTGCTGCCGGCCAAGCCGCTGCGCCATGCCGCGACGCTGGAGTTGCTGGCCGAGATCGCGGTGCTCATCACCCTGTTCGCGGTCGGCCTGCGGCTGCGTGTGCCGCTGGCACGCCGGCTGTGGGGCGTGCCGATCCGCCTGGCGACACTGGGCATGGCCATCACCACCGTGCTGAGCGCCGGCCTCGCGTGGTGGCTGCTGGGGCTGCCCTGGGGGGCAGCATTGCTGCTGGGCGCCACGCTGGCACCCACCGACCCGGTGCTGGCCTCGGAGGTGCAGGTGCGCCAGCCGGGCGACCGCGACAGCGTGCGCTTCTCGTTGACGGCCGAAGGCGGCTTGAACGACGGCACCGCCTTTCCGGCCGTGATGCTGGCACTGGGCGTCATGGGGCTGCATGAACTGGGCGAGCTCGGATGGCGCTGGCTGCTGGTGGACGTGCTCTGGGCCGGCGGCGCCGGGCTGCTGCTCGGCTGGCTCTGCGGCAACGCGGTGGCGCGCGCGGTGCTCTACCTGCGCGAGCGCGGCCATGCCCTGCAGCATGAGGAATTCCTGGTGTTCGGGGTCATCGCGCTGGTCTACGGCATGGCGTTGTGGATCCACGCCTATGGCTTCCTGGCCGTCTTTGCCGCCGGTGCGGCATTGACGCACTGCGAGCTGTGCCGCGAAGGCCCGTCGTCAAAGGAGCCGCAGGATGCCGCCCACTCCTCGCGGCTGATCAACTTCGGCGCGCAATGCGAGCACCTGGCCGAGGTGGCGCTGGTGCTGGTCCTCGGCGCCTCGCTGGCCTGGGCCACCTGGGACCTGCGGACGCTGGCCTTTGCGCTGCTGCTGACCCTGCTGGTGCGGCCGCTGTCGGTGCTGCTGAGCGTGCCGCGGCGCCTGATGGCGCCGGGGCCCCGGCGACTGGTCGCGTGGTTCGGCATCCGCGGGGTCGGCTCGCTGTACTACCTCTGCTATGCCGTGAACCACGACCTGCCCCAGGCGCTGGCCGAGCCGGTCGTCAGCGCGGCGCTGATCACCATTGCGGTGTCCATCGTGGCGCACGGCGTCTCCTCCACGCCCCTGATGGAGCGTCACCTGGCCCGGCGCGGCCAGGGCCGCAGCTAG
- a CDS encoding sensor histidine kinase, which produces MADAVQVVHDSVALMQALATQQGITLHWVAPASPAVVVQADAGGLGRALANLLSNAIKYNRPAGTVSVSVVEQATEVRIEVADTGPGLNASQLAHLFEPFNRLGREGGAIEGTGIGLTLSRRLAEQFGGRIEVHSVPDMGSTFTLVLRRPPPG; this is translated from the coding sequence GTGGCCGACGCGGTCCAGGTCGTGCATGACAGCGTGGCGCTCATGCAGGCGCTGGCGACGCAGCAAGGCATCACGCTGCACTGGGTCGCGCCGGCCAGCCCGGCTGTGGTGGTGCAGGCCGACGCGGGCGGCCTCGGCCGGGCGCTCGCCAACCTGCTGAGCAATGCGATCAAGTACAACCGCCCGGCAGGCACCGTGTCGGTGAGTGTGGTCGAACAAGCCACCGAGGTGCGCATCGAGGTCGCCGACACCGGCCCCGGCCTCAACGCAAGCCAGCTGGCGCACCTGTTCGAGCCCTTCAACCGGCTGGGGCGGGAGGGCGGTGCCATCGAAGGCACCGGCATCGGCCTGACGCTGTCGCGTCGCCTGGCCGAGCAGTTCGGCGGCCGCATCGAGGTGCACAGCGTCCCCGACATGGGCAGCACTTTCACCCTGGTGCTGCGCCGCCCGCCGCCCGGCTGA
- a CDS encoding FkbM family methyltransferase, producing the protein MSIPLFETLRALALPAPRGILQLGASYGQELPLFMQNGISAGVFIEPLPQPYAHLASQCRQIPGYVAVQALCTDESGKRYTFHLASNGGMSSSILPPANHLKVFEDVKFEGTVELTSRTVDEVTAFLAANGHADTVAQLDTLYMDTQGSELKIMMGANRTMKSVKYIFTEVMRAELYQGQVPFPSLCAWLDACGYTLNNVYFDRHHAGDALFIRKDVLGLSS; encoded by the coding sequence ATGTCAATTCCCTTGTTCGAGACGCTGCGCGCGCTCGCATTGCCCGCACCACGCGGCATCCTGCAACTGGGCGCCAGCTATGGCCAGGAGTTGCCGCTGTTCATGCAGAACGGCATCAGCGCCGGCGTGTTCATCGAGCCGCTGCCGCAGCCATATGCCCATCTGGCCTCGCAGTGCCGGCAAATTCCGGGCTATGTCGCGGTGCAGGCCCTGTGCACCGACGAGAGCGGCAAGCGCTACACCTTCCATCTGGCCAGCAACGGCGGCATGAGCAGCAGCATCCTGCCACCGGCCAACCACCTCAAGGTGTTCGAGGACGTGAAGTTCGAAGGCACCGTGGAACTCACCTCGCGCACGGTCGACGAAGTGACCGCCTTCCTGGCAGCCAACGGGCATGCCGACACGGTGGCCCAGCTGGACACCCTCTACATGGACACCCAGGGTTCTGAGCTGAAGATCATGATGGGCGCCAACCGCACGATGAAGTCCGTCAAGTACATCTTCACCGAGGTGATGCGCGCCGAGCTGTACCAAGGGCAGGTGCCCTTCCCCAGCCTCTGCGCCTGGCTGGACGCCTGTGGCTACACGCTCAACAACGTGTACTTCGATCGCCACCACGCCGGCGATGCGCTGTTCATCCGCAAGGACGTGCTCGGCCTGTCGAGCTGA
- a CDS encoding DUF2059 domain-containing protein gives MNKRMLALCMAWALSGAAGAAAPTVASIEELLEVSGAEQTTVAMQSQVDELMKREMDAAFEGRTLTPELQQAMDRFRDKAAAILRETTSWSRMKDVHVRLYAETLTQEEVDSLLAFYRSPGGQAVLNKMPLLMQRTMLASQERMRPALQQLLVAQQELRAELARMSAPARATTKPAR, from the coding sequence ATGAACAAGAGGATGTTGGCGCTGTGCATGGCATGGGCGCTGTCCGGCGCGGCAGGGGCTGCAGCGCCCACCGTGGCGTCGATCGAGGAACTGCTGGAGGTCTCGGGCGCCGAGCAAACCACCGTCGCGATGCAGTCGCAGGTCGACGAGTTGATGAAACGCGAAATGGACGCCGCCTTCGAGGGCCGCACGCTGACGCCCGAGCTGCAGCAGGCGATGGACCGCTTCCGTGACAAGGCAGCGGCCATCTTGCGCGAGACCACCTCGTGGAGCCGCATGAAGGACGTGCACGTGCGCCTCTACGCCGAGACCCTGACCCAGGAGGAGGTCGACAGCCTGCTCGCCTTCTACCGCTCGCCTGGCGGACAGGCGGTGCTGAACAAGATGCCGCTGTTGATGCAGCGAACGATGCTGGCCTCGCAGGAGCGGATGCGGCCCGCGTTACAGCAGCTGCTGGTGGCGCAGCAGGAGCTGCGTGCCGAGCTGGCCCGCATGTCGGCCCCGGCGCGGGCGACGACCAAGCCGGCCCGCTGA
- a CDS encoding PAS domain S-box protein: protein MGSRAGWYDSEAGMVGTVLASTALLFCAALLSTRWIARFERALSARRISLEAGIQQRTAELRANQEQLTAIIGTVNTAIISIDASHRIVLFNAAAERIFGVPASQMLGQPLDPLLPERFRARHAQDVQVFDQAGSTTRPMDAGARLRGLRSNGEEFPIEAAISRVEVGGRRLMTVMLRDMSDTEALDAERRARLAAEEARRTQSRFLSHLSHELRTPLNAVIGFAQLLLVDPAAAERPSLHRYARHILQAGRQQLAMVTDLLELIRVEGAPAPTAGCGGRRGPGRA, encoded by the coding sequence GTGGGCAGCCGGGCCGGCTGGTACGACAGTGAAGCCGGCATGGTGGGAACGGTGCTCGCCTCCACCGCCTTGCTGTTCTGCGCGGCGCTGCTCAGCACGCGCTGGATCGCCCGCTTCGAGCGGGCGCTGTCGGCACGCCGCATCAGCCTGGAAGCCGGCATCCAGCAACGCACCGCGGAGCTGCGTGCCAACCAGGAGCAGCTCACCGCCATCATCGGCACGGTCAACACCGCCATCATCTCCATCGATGCGAGCCACCGCATCGTGCTGTTCAATGCCGCTGCCGAGCGCATCTTCGGCGTGCCGGCATCGCAGATGCTCGGCCAGCCGCTGGACCCGCTGCTGCCGGAGCGTTTCAGGGCCCGCCATGCGCAGGACGTGCAGGTCTTCGACCAGGCCGGCTCCACCACCCGGCCGATGGACGCCGGCGCCCGCCTGCGCGGCTTGCGCAGCAACGGCGAGGAGTTCCCGATCGAAGCAGCGATCTCGCGGGTCGAGGTTGGCGGGCGCCGCCTGATGACGGTGATGCTGCGCGACATGAGCGACACCGAAGCGCTCGACGCCGAGCGCCGGGCCCGGCTGGCCGCAGAGGAGGCTCGCCGCACGCAGTCGCGCTTCCTGTCGCACCTGAGCCATGAGTTGCGCACGCCCCTCAATGCCGTGATCGGCTTCGCGCAGCTGTTGCTGGTGGACCCGGCGGCCGCGGAGCGGCCCTCCCTGCACCGGTATGCCCGCCATATCCTGCAGGCCGGCCGCCAGCAGCTCGCCATGGTCACCGATTTGCTGGAGCTGATCCGGGTGGAAGGTGCGCCGGCGCCCACCGCCGGATGCGGTGGCCGACGCGGTCCAGGTCGTGCATGA
- a CDS encoding 5'-methylthioadenosine/S-adenosylhomocysteine nucleosidase, with product MTFKRLFPQMLPRLCSTLALLLAAAGCAVASGNTAQAGAATARHEQQDADQHGNRHGPRCLTDCARRVGIVSAFGAEADILVAQTLNPRTHVINGNRFTTGTLQGLPVVIVLSGVSIVNSTMVTQLMLDHFRVERLIMSGISGGVNPAHHIGDVLVPAKWAMPLEVYWSGNNAVPNACGTPGDVGCLGLRLATRDGQPLPAYAIPTPQGPVPSGLFVRETYVLNERNAPQGEFRLDYPADPTMLRVARSISPKLERCGPKNPSLCVAVQPQLKLGGRGVSGPAFLANADYRRYLYETLQAETVEMETAALAHVAYANQVPYIAFRSLSDLAGGDDAAQVGAFFGSGLAEANASAVTLAFLQSWKRQFGRP from the coding sequence ATGACGTTCAAGCGTCTTTTCCCGCAGATGCTCCCCCGGCTGTGCTCGACGCTGGCCCTGCTGCTGGCGGCGGCCGGCTGCGCTGTCGCCAGTGGCAATACCGCGCAGGCCGGTGCAGCCACGGCACGCCATGAACAGCAAGACGCCGACCAACACGGCAACCGCCACGGCCCGCGCTGCCTCACCGACTGCGCCAGGCGCGTCGGCATCGTCTCGGCCTTCGGCGCCGAGGCCGACATCCTGGTGGCCCAGACGCTGAACCCGCGCACCCACGTCATCAACGGCAACCGATTCACCACCGGGACCCTGCAGGGGCTGCCGGTGGTCATCGTGCTCAGCGGCGTGAGCATCGTGAACTCGACCATGGTCACCCAGTTGATGCTGGACCATTTCCGTGTCGAGCGCCTGATCATGAGCGGCATCTCCGGCGGCGTGAACCCGGCCCACCACATCGGCGACGTGCTGGTGCCCGCCAAATGGGCCATGCCGCTGGAGGTGTACTGGAGCGGCAACAACGCGGTGCCCAATGCCTGCGGAACGCCGGGCGACGTCGGCTGCCTGGGCCTGCGCCTGGCCACGCGTGACGGTCAGCCGCTGCCGGCCTACGCCATCCCGACGCCGCAAGGCCCGGTGCCCAGCGGCCTGTTCGTGCGCGAGACCTATGTGCTGAACGAGCGCAATGCGCCGCAGGGCGAGTTCCGGCTCGACTACCCGGCCGACCCCACCATGCTGCGCGTGGCACGCTCCATCAGCCCGAAGCTGGAGCGCTGCGGTCCCAAGAACCCGTCGCTGTGCGTTGCAGTCCAGCCGCAGCTCAAGCTGGGCGGCCGCGGTGTGAGCGGGCCGGCCTTCCTGGCCAATGCCGACTACCGGCGCTACCTCTACGAGACGCTGCAGGCGGAGACCGTCGAGATGGAAACCGCCGCACTGGCGCATGTGGCCTACGCGAACCAGGTGCCGTACATCGCCTTCCGCAGCCTCTCCGACCTGGCCGGCGGGGACGATGCAGCGCAGGTCGGCGCCTTCTTCGGCAGCGGCCTGGCGGAAGCAAATGCCTCGGCCGTGACACTGGCCTTCCTGCAATCCTGGAAACGCCAGTTCGGCCGCCCCTGA
- a CDS encoding phosphopantetheine-binding protein yields MAASPPHGALTPPPRRDALRQRVLRQVEATLASTLAAVPGRPPVPPGIESLSLVDDLGLDSVQIVRLLTELEHRLDLALEDIDLDASLSLGPLLDQLVCRVRASIACSDRRQRPASR; encoded by the coding sequence GTGGCTGCTTCTCCACCCCACGGTGCGCTGACCCCGCCGCCCCGCCGCGACGCACTGCGCCAGCGGGTGTTGCGCCAGGTCGAGGCGACGCTGGCCTCCACCCTGGCCGCTGTGCCGGGCCGGCCACCGGTGCCACCTGGCATCGAGTCGCTGAGCCTGGTGGACGACCTCGGGCTCGATTCGGTGCAGATCGTGCGACTGCTGACGGAGCTCGAACACCGCCTCGACCTCGCCCTTGAAGACATCGACCTCGATGCGAGCCTCTCGCTCGGCCCCTTGCTCGACCAGCTGGTGTGCCGGGTGCGTGCAAGCATCGCTTGCAGCGATCGCCGCCAGCGCCCTGCCAGCCGATGA
- a CDS encoding M3 family metallopeptidase encodes MSPASPAHPLMQDWLPPYGLPPFERVRPEHFPDAFEAAMQQHLQELDAIAKCPEPANFDNTSAALDRSGGWLNRIELLFENLCASHSSDALLAVQRQMAPRLAAHRNAVFLHAGVFARLDTVHRQRLGLGLDTESLCLLERQHLDFVRAGAQLSGPARERQARINERLAELQTAFSQAVLADEARWLMELRAPEDLAGLPPFMLEATREAALQAGLQGGHALRLSASLMEPFLAFSTRRELREQAWRAWSTRGAMPGGSDSRPLIREILALRLEMARLHGHSDYAEYALHDRMAATPEAATELLMRAWGPARDRALQEQAALQQEAADLDRLQPWDWRFYAEQVRQRRFRLDDAELKPYLQLDHMIEAMFDCAGRLFGLSFIERRGLPLYHPDVRLWEVREGPLGRQVGVFLADNFARPGKNGGAWMSNYREQARNTVDGTEVLPIVANNNNFAKAPAGEPTLLSLADVRTLFHEFGHGLHGLLSQVRFRRLSGANVLQDFVELPSQLFEHWGLAPEVLRRHARHAATGEAIPEDLLERVEAARRFNRGFETVQYVAPALIDLALHRQTELDTLDVDAFERSWCERLEVPEAVGLRHRLPHFRHLFSGPYYAAGYYVYLWAEVLEADAWQAFVETGDLFDPATAARLRRHIYGAGSSADVRDGYRAFRGRDARVEPMLKQRGLLPEEGRPS; translated from the coding sequence ATGTCGCCCGCCTCGCCTGCCCATCCCTTGATGCAAGACTGGCTCCCCCCCTATGGCCTGCCCCCGTTCGAGCGGGTGCGACCCGAGCACTTCCCAGACGCATTCGAGGCGGCGATGCAGCAGCACCTGCAAGAGCTGGACGCCATTGCCAAGTGCCCGGAGCCGGCGAACTTCGACAACACGTCCGCCGCGCTGGACCGCAGCGGCGGCTGGTTGAACCGCATCGAGCTGCTGTTCGAGAACCTGTGCGCCTCGCACAGCAGCGATGCCCTGCTGGCCGTGCAGCGGCAGATGGCGCCCCGGCTGGCGGCCCATCGCAACGCGGTGTTCCTGCATGCGGGCGTGTTCGCCCGGCTGGACACGGTGCACCGGCAGCGCCTCGGGCTGGGCCTGGACACCGAGTCGCTGTGCCTGCTGGAGCGGCAGCACCTGGACTTCGTGCGGGCGGGCGCCCAGCTGTCGGGCCCGGCGCGCGAGCGGCAGGCCCGCATCAACGAGCGGCTGGCGGAATTGCAGACCGCCTTCAGCCAGGCCGTGCTGGCCGACGAAGCGCGTTGGCTGATGGAGTTGCGGGCCCCCGAAGACCTGGCGGGCCTGCCCCCGTTCATGCTGGAGGCGACGCGTGAAGCGGCCTTGCAGGCCGGCCTGCAGGGGGGCCATGCGCTGCGGCTGTCGGCCTCCTTGATGGAGCCTTTCCTGGCCTTCTCGACGCGGCGTGAGCTGCGCGAGCAGGCCTGGCGCGCCTGGTCCACCCGAGGCGCCATGCCCGGGGGCAGCGACAGCCGCCCGCTGATCCGCGAGATCCTGGCACTGAGGCTGGAGATGGCCCGCCTGCACGGGCACTCGGACTATGCCGAATACGCCTTGCACGACCGCATGGCAGCCACCCCGGAGGCCGCCACCGAGCTGCTGATGCGCGCCTGGGGGCCGGCCCGCGACCGGGCCCTGCAGGAGCAGGCGGCCTTGCAGCAGGAGGCCGCAGACCTCGACCGGCTGCAGCCCTGGGACTGGCGCTTCTATGCCGAGCAGGTGCGCCAGCGGCGCTTCCGGCTGGACGATGCGGAACTCAAGCCTTACCTGCAGCTCGACCACATGATCGAGGCGATGTTCGACTGCGCCGGTCGCTTGTTCGGGCTCAGTTTCATCGAACGCCGCGGCTTGCCGCTCTACCACCCGGACGTGCGGCTCTGGGAGGTGCGCGAGGGGCCGCTGGGGCGGCAGGTCGGCGTGTTCCTGGCCGACAACTTCGCGCGCCCGGGCAAGAACGGGGGGGCCTGGATGAGCAACTACCGCGAGCAGGCGCGCAACACCGTCGACGGTACTGAGGTGCTGCCCATCGTCGCCAACAACAACAATTTCGCCAAGGCGCCGGCCGGCGAGCCGACACTGCTGAGCCTGGCCGACGTGCGCACGCTGTTCCACGAGTTCGGCCATGGCCTGCACGGCTTGCTCAGCCAGGTGCGCTTCCGCCGCCTCTCGGGCGCCAACGTGCTGCAGGACTTCGTCGAGCTGCCGTCGCAGCTGTTCGAGCACTGGGGCCTGGCGCCCGAGGTGCTGCGCCGCCATGCCCGCCACGCCGCCACGGGCGAGGCCATTCCCGAGGACCTGCTGGAGCGGGTGGAGGCCGCACGCCGATTCAACCGGGGCTTCGAGACGGTGCAGTACGTCGCGCCGGCCCTGATCGATCTGGCGCTGCACCGGCAGACCGAGCTCGACACGCTGGACGTCGACGCCTTCGAGCGGTCCTGGTGCGAGCGGCTGGAAGTGCCGGAAGCGGTGGGCCTGCGGCACCGGCTGCCGCATTTCCGGCACCTGTTCTCGGGCCCCTATTACGCCGCTGGCTACTACGTCTACCTGTGGGCGGAGGTGCTGGAAGCCGATGCCTGGCAGGCCTTTGTCGAGACCGGTGATCTCTTTGACCCCGCCACCGCTGCCCGCCTGCGCCGCCACATCTACGGCGCTGGCAGTTCGGCCGATGTGCGCGACGGCTACCGGGCCTTCCGTGGGCGGGATGCGCGGGTGGAACCCATGCTGAAGCAGCGCGGCCTGCTGCCGGAAGAGGGCCGGCCGTCCTGA
- a CDS encoding flavin reductase family protein: protein MSHLAHVELAKAYRLLNHGPTVLVSSAHRGRRNVMAAAWSMPLDFQPPKVAVVIDKSTYTRELVEASGSFALNLPCRAQARPALAAGNQSGRELAAQAAGDKFQELGLRTFAASQVEAPLIEGCVGWLECRVLPEPHNQQAYDLFIGEVVAAWADDRVFANGHWLYDQQTDPALRTLHYVAGGAFFTIGEAFDATSPL from the coding sequence ATGTCTCACCTTGCCCATGTCGAACTTGCCAAGGCCTACCGGCTCTTGAACCACGGGCCGACGGTGCTCGTCAGCAGTGCGCACCGCGGGCGGCGCAACGTGATGGCGGCTGCCTGGAGCATGCCGCTGGACTTCCAGCCCCCGAAGGTGGCGGTCGTGATCGACAAGAGCACCTACACGCGGGAGCTGGTCGAGGCCTCCGGCAGCTTCGCGCTCAACCTGCCCTGCCGGGCCCAGGCGAGGCCGGCGCTGGCGGCTGGCAACCAGTCGGGCCGCGAGCTTGCGGCGCAGGCCGCGGGCGACAAGTTCCAGGAACTGGGCCTGCGTACCTTCGCGGCAAGCCAGGTGGAAGCGCCGCTGATCGAAGGCTGCGTCGGCTGGCTGGAATGCCGGGTGTTGCCCGAGCCGCACAACCAGCAGGCCTACGATCTCTTCATCGGCGAAGTGGTGGCCGCCTGGGCCGACGACCGCGTTTTCGCCAACGGGCACTGGCTCTACGACCAGCAGACCGATCCGGCCCTGCGCACGCTGCACTACGTCGCCGGCGGCGCCTTCTTCACCATCGGCGAGGCCTTCGACGCCACCTCGCCGCTATGA